One region of Candidatus Saccharibacteria bacterium genomic DNA includes:
- a CDS encoding penicillin-binding protein, giving the protein MKQLESNRPRRTRAKSNTFTTRSGKSIKVNRSLNDRLKAGREAKARRKAAYLSSLPANPWKRFFYRISPKRVAKYWFSRQGALMALKITGICFVVGFLLLVGVFAYFRKDLPKINDISGNTFGGSITYYDRTGTVLLYQDYDAKKRVPVADDKIAEVMKQATLAIEDRNFFEHGAFDTKGIARAAVNEVKGGSGGRQGGSTITQQLVKLSEGWENERTVSRKIKELILAVELEREYSKKEILTGYLNMAPYGNVNYGVETAAQDYFGVSAKDLSLAQAAMLAAIPKAPGSLSPYSSPEFNKSLGTNYFDKEWLLERQVYILDIMIDEKYITKQQADEAKKVDILAQVKPRQDKYTNIKAPYFVLAARDELYRTFPKGAVDNGGWKVTTSIDMDMQALAEKSMADGRARLTAQRAEVGAFVAEDNDTGQIVALVGGWGLDTPGYGENNYASQMYISPGSSIKPYNYLTFIDNNKNVGAGSVLYDTQGPIAQYTCTNKSRPPAGNCLFDFDRRYPGPMTIRYALGGSRNVPAVKAFTSAVPNDTSPGRTTSMNKVISTIDGLMDNPDGYRCFKDETDLTRATKADEQQCYASAGIGDGAYLHLDDHVHGIASISRLGKTLPKTYLLKVTNASGKTLKEFKQPEGKQIVKPDSAYIVNDMASDPGASYLGNNCNEQGCSGLKFHRYKGWKIAIKTGTTNDLLDGMMVSWSKKYSAGIWVGNHTRTVPYVGQPENMTAPIMKQFMQGAHDRAGAPDNWKEPAGIKTAPAFVNRSKNGAGQIVPSRATDLFPSWYVGKAASTNEVLDKVSNKLATSCTPPLAKQTSANSNAAGWNVDVFSGGNTGGSAPATGNDDIHNCNDAKPSASITAINGASTDSQAGLTCPADGCSIMVRIDQGTHALTDSNRPSFPGTIALLVNGQSVQSQGVSASGDYQFTYVPSAGSTGAAEITVQVTDSVLYQGTDTTSVTVSVAETTTTSSP; this is encoded by the coding sequence ATGAAACAGCTTGAATCGAATCGTCCTAGGCGCACGCGCGCAAAATCCAACACTTTCACCACGCGAAGTGGGAAATCAATCAAAGTAAACCGATCACTAAACGATAGGCTCAAAGCTGGTCGAGAAGCGAAAGCCCGACGCAAAGCTGCATATCTGAGTAGTCTGCCTGCTAACCCCTGGAAACGGTTTTTCTACAGAATTAGTCCAAAAAGAGTGGCCAAATATTGGTTTAGCCGTCAGGGCGCGCTTATGGCTCTCAAAATCACCGGAATATGCTTTGTGGTTGGCTTTTTACTATTGGTTGGAGTATTTGCCTACTTTCGCAAAGATCTACCAAAAATCAATGACATCTCGGGTAACACATTTGGTGGGAGCATAACATATTATGACCGCACTGGAACGGTACTTCTGTACCAGGACTATGATGCCAAAAAACGCGTACCAGTCGCAGATGACAAAATTGCAGAAGTAATGAAACAGGCGACTCTTGCCATAGAAGACCGCAATTTCTTTGAACACGGTGCATTCGACACTAAAGGTATAGCACGCGCAGCAGTCAATGAAGTCAAAGGCGGCAGCGGCGGGCGGCAGGGTGGTTCAACCATCACCCAGCAGCTGGTCAAGCTTAGTGAAGGATGGGAAAACGAACGTACTGTCAGTCGTAAAATAAAAGAGCTGATTCTGGCCGTTGAGCTCGAACGTGAATATAGCAAAAAAGAAATACTGACTGGGTACCTAAACATGGCACCTTACGGCAACGTGAACTACGGCGTAGAAACGGCGGCGCAAGACTACTTTGGCGTCAGCGCCAAAGACCTCAGTCTAGCCCAAGCGGCAATGCTGGCTGCCATACCAAAAGCACCCGGCTCACTTTCACCCTACAGCAGCCCGGAGTTCAATAAAAGCCTCGGCACAAACTATTTTGATAAAGAATGGCTACTCGAACGCCAAGTTTACATACTCGATATCATGATTGACGAAAAATACATTACCAAGCAGCAGGCAGATGAAGCTAAAAAGGTTGACATTCTCGCCCAGGTGAAGCCCCGTCAAGATAAATACACAAATATCAAAGCCCCTTATTTTGTGCTAGCCGCCCGCGACGAGCTATATAGAACTTTTCCGAAGGGTGCAGTCGATAACGGTGGCTGGAAAGTAACTACATCGATTGATATGGACATGCAGGCACTGGCCGAAAAATCTATGGCAGATGGTCGGGCTCGATTAACGGCACAAAGAGCCGAGGTTGGGGCATTTGTTGCCGAAGACAACGACACCGGACAAATAGTTGCTCTAGTCGGTGGCTGGGGGCTAGACACCCCCGGTTATGGTGAGAACAACTACGCGAGCCAAATGTACATATCACCCGGTTCAAGCATTAAGCCCTACAACTACCTCACTTTCATCGATAACAACAAAAACGTCGGTGCCGGTAGCGTCCTCTACGATACACAAGGCCCCATTGCACAATATACCTGTACAAATAAATCTCGACCTCCAGCCGGAAACTGCCTGTTTGACTTTGACCGCCGCTACCCTGGACCGATGACCATACGCTACGCGCTCGGTGGTTCACGCAACGTACCAGCCGTAAAAGCTTTTACGTCAGCCGTACCAAACGACACCAGCCCTGGGCGCACAACCTCAATGAATAAAGTTATTTCCACCATAGACGGGCTCATGGATAACCCCGACGGATACCGCTGCTTTAAGGACGAGACAGATCTTACAAGAGCAACAAAGGCGGACGAGCAACAGTGCTATGCCTCTGCCGGCATCGGCGACGGCGCTTACTTACACCTTGACGACCATGTTCATGGCATAGCTTCAATTAGTCGTCTTGGGAAAACACTTCCAAAGACCTATCTTTTAAAAGTAACAAACGCTTCTGGCAAAACCCTCAAAGAGTTCAAGCAGCCTGAAGGCAAGCAAATTGTCAAGCCAGATTCGGCGTACATTGTCAACGATATGGCTTCAGACCCGGGTGCTTCGTACCTTGGAAACAACTGTAACGAACAGGGCTGTAGTGGTTTGAAATTTCACCGCTACAAAGGATGGAAGATAGCAATTAAAACCGGCACAACGAACGATTTGCTCGATGGTATGATGGTAAGCTGGTCAAAGAAATACTCGGCTGGCATATGGGTCGGTAATCACACGCGTACCGTGCCGTACGTTGGTCAACCAGAAAATATGACGGCCCCTATTATGAAACAGTTCATGCAGGGTGCTCATGACAGAGCAGGCGCGCCCGATAACTGGAAAGAACCAGCCGGCATAAAAACTGCCCCCGCCTTTGTAAACCGCAGCAAAAACGGTGCCGGGCAAATAGTCCCAAGCCGCGCGACTGACTTGTTTCCCTCGTGGTATGTCGGCAAGGCTGCCTCAACCAACGAAGTGCTTGACAAAGTTTCAAACAAACTCGCTACCAGCTGTACGCCTCCGTTAGCAAAGCAAACCAGTGCAAACAGCAACGCAGCAGGCTGGAATGTCGACGTCTTCTCGGGAGGCAACACTGGCGGCAGCGCTCCTGCCACCGGAAATGATGATATTCACAACTGCAACGACGCTAAACCGTCGGCTAGTATTACTGCTATCAATGGCGCGTCAACCGATAGCCAGGCTGGCTTAACTTGCCCAGCAGATGGCTGTAGTATTATGGTTCGGATTGACCAAGGAACCCATGCGCTAACCGACAGCAACCGACCCAGCTTCCCTGGTACAATTGCGCTGCTGGTAAATGGCCAGTCCGTCCAATCTCAAGGAGTCAGTGCTAGCGGCGACTATCAGTTCACCTACGTTCCGAGCGCTGGTTCGACGGGTGCGGCAGAAATAACTGTCCAGGTAACTGATAGTGTTCTGTACCAAGGTACCGATACAACGAGCGTAACAGTTAGCGTAGCGGAAACAACGACAACCAGCAGCCCCTAG
- the radA gene encoding DNA repair protein RadA yields MAKNTVRYVCANCGAIYSAWAGRCAQCDEWNSISEEVQLVGSGPNGVKSSGRKLTSQVISASKAKAERRIATAIADVDMVLGGGLVAGGVVLIAGQPGIGKSTLLMQLANAVSKDHAVLYISGEESQHQVAMRASRLGAGGDRLQIASSNSADDAASTISSGDFQLVVVDSVQTMTVAGVSSAPGSVSQITNSTNLLLQAAKQSDTALLIVGHVTKEGSIAGPKLLEHIVDVVLTLEGDAYGGFKVLRATKNRFGPTTEAAIMEMDAQGLKTVLNPSQALLEERQITDGSVVLATLEGTRPLLVEVQALVNKTSYGYPKRAASGIDLNRVNLLVAVLERRTKLQLADQDIYVNIVGGLRLQDPAADLAICMAIGSAAKGMKLKQNAAVFGEVGLSGEIRHVPFIEKRVAEAQKLGFDCAVGPRDRGSKKQSSFLHVVPDVRTALNEFLEK; encoded by the coding sequence ATGGCTAAAAATACAGTTCGATATGTTTGCGCAAACTGCGGTGCTATTTACAGTGCCTGGGCGGGAAGGTGTGCCCAATGCGACGAATGGAATTCTATTTCCGAAGAGGTTCAGCTAGTTGGTTCTGGCCCGAATGGGGTGAAGTCGTCAGGGAGAAAACTTACCTCCCAGGTGATATCTGCCTCAAAAGCCAAAGCTGAGCGCCGAATAGCTACAGCCATAGCCGATGTTGATATGGTTCTCGGAGGAGGGCTCGTGGCGGGTGGTGTCGTGCTTATAGCTGGGCAGCCGGGAATAGGTAAAAGCACGCTACTTATGCAGTTGGCAAACGCTGTTTCCAAAGACCACGCCGTACTTTATATTAGCGGCGAAGAATCACAACACCAGGTAGCTATGCGTGCTAGTCGGCTTGGGGCGGGTGGTGATCGGCTTCAGATTGCTAGCAGTAACTCGGCGGATGATGCCGCTTCAACAATCTCCAGCGGGGATTTCCAGCTTGTGGTGGTTGACTCTGTGCAAACAATGACGGTTGCAGGGGTATCATCCGCACCGGGCAGCGTGAGCCAAATAACAAATAGTACAAATCTGCTTCTTCAAGCGGCCAAGCAGTCGGATACGGCGCTTCTTATTGTTGGACATGTCACCAAAGAAGGGTCAATCGCTGGCCCCAAGCTCCTCGAGCATATCGTCGATGTTGTATTGACCTTGGAGGGAGACGCGTACGGCGGTTTTAAAGTACTCCGAGCAACCAAAAACCGGTTTGGTCCAACTACCGAAGCCGCCATTATGGAAATGGATGCACAAGGCTTAAAAACAGTTCTCAACCCGTCTCAGGCGCTCCTAGAAGAACGGCAGATTACCGATGGGTCTGTGGTCCTTGCTACTCTGGAAGGAACTCGTCCATTGCTAGTAGAAGTGCAGGCACTTGTCAATAAAACCAGCTACGGTTACCCAAAAAGGGCTGCTAGCGGCATTGATCTAAACCGGGTTAATTTGCTAGTTGCAGTTTTGGAGCGCCGGACAAAATTGCAACTAGCTGATCAGGATATATACGTCAATATTGTCGGTGGTTTACGTCTTCAAGACCCGGCGGCCGATTTGGCAATTTGTATGGCAATTGGCTCGGCTGCAAAAGGCATGAAGCTAAAACAAAATGCAGCCGTATTTGGCGAGGTAGGTTTGTCGGGTGAAATTAGACATGTACCATTCATAGAAAAACGTGTCGCAGAAGCCCAGAAACTTGGCTTTGACTGTGCGGTTGGTCCACGCGACCGAGGCAGCAAAAAACAGAGCTCATTTTTACATGTTGTCCCAGATGTTAGAACAGCGTTGAATGAATTTTTAGAAAAGTAA
- the nusA gene encoding transcription termination/antitermination protein NusA, which translates to MDFKQLAVAIQAIAEEKNLPEDTVTEVVEQALAAAYRRDYGEREQEVRVSMNLHSGEVDAYVSKEVVEKVGDDDFEISLEDAKKLKKDAAIGESVELHEKVTTFGRVAAQTAKQVILQRLREAEREIVLAEYEDKIGTVINAMVSRVEGMIVRLELGKAQGIMPKSEQIQGERYYPSQRLKVFLKDVERGPRGPQLVVSRGNTQFMEWLFRAEVPEMDAGAVEIKNIAREAGIRSKIAVASTVPGVDPVGTFVGGHGTRVNAVVGEVGEQEKIDIIVFAEDTAQYIMNALSPTKVNRVVIDESAKRAKVYVPEDQLSIAIGRGGQNVRLASKLVGYELDIEAEKGTVLEGEAQVKELPKQPRLKKKEQLESSLLDAIEEHGE; encoded by the coding sequence ATGGATTTCAAACAATTAGCAGTCGCCATACAGGCAATTGCCGAAGAAAAAAACTTGCCCGAAGACACCGTAACAGAAGTTGTTGAACAAGCATTGGCCGCAGCATATCGGCGCGATTATGGTGAACGCGAGCAGGAAGTTCGTGTGAGCATGAACTTGCATAGTGGTGAGGTGGATGCCTATGTAAGCAAAGAAGTGGTAGAGAAAGTCGGTGACGATGACTTTGAGATCAGCCTTGAGGATGCCAAAAAACTCAAAAAAGACGCTGCCATCGGTGAGTCTGTAGAGTTACACGAAAAAGTGACTACTTTTGGACGCGTAGCTGCCCAAACAGCCAAGCAAGTCATTTTGCAACGCCTGCGTGAAGCGGAGCGCGAGATTGTACTTGCTGAATACGAAGATAAAATTGGCACAGTTATCAATGCTATGGTGAGCCGCGTTGAGGGGATGATTGTTCGACTTGAACTTGGGAAAGCCCAGGGCATTATGCCGAAAAGTGAGCAAATTCAGGGTGAGCGCTATTACCCTAGCCAGCGACTAAAGGTTTTCCTCAAAGATGTTGAGCGTGGCCCTCGTGGCCCGCAGCTGGTGGTTTCTCGTGGTAACACACAGTTTATGGAGTGGCTTTTCCGCGCTGAGGTGCCAGAAATGGATGCTGGGGCTGTCGAAATCAAAAATATTGCTCGTGAGGCTGGCATACGCAGTAAGATTGCCGTTGCAAGCACTGTTCCTGGCGTCGACCCTGTGGGCACCTTTGTGGGTGGACATGGTACACGCGTAAACGCGGTGGTAGGTGAAGTTGGCGAGCAGGAGAAGATTGACATAATTGTTTTTGCTGAAGATACGGCGCAGTACATCATGAATGCTCTTAGCCCAACCAAGGTGAACCGCGTGGTTATAGACGAATCTGCCAAACGAGCCAAAGTGTATGTCCCAGAAGACCAGCTTAGTATTGCTATTGGCCGCGGTGGTCAAAACGTGCGTCTTGCCTCGAAACTTGTTGGCTATGAACTCGACATTGAGGCCGAGAAGGGTACCGTTTTAGAGGGTGAAGCTCAAGTGAAAGAGTTACCAAAACAGCCTCGCCTAAAGAAGAAAGAACAGCTCGAAAGCTCCCTCCTCGACGCCATCGAAGAACACGGGGAATAA
- a CDS encoding M1 family metallopeptidase, which translates to MSKSVTLLYKQFQPERYELFIRLDEGKMLFSGQVIITGKKVGRPSQRLTFHANGVKVTSGKIVLRDKKGETELPLKRINHQKLLQEVRLHTQGMAYPGEYTVTMDFEGKITNGMTGIYPCYWKDSAGKEQKLIATQFESHHAREAFPCIDEPEAKAVFKLSLDVRSGVKVLSNMPAQEATVQGESQFVHFDTTPRMSTYLLAFVTGDLHKKTSKTKSGVEVNAWATSVQPVQSLEFALDAATRSIEYFEDYFGVPYPLPKADHVALPDFSSGAMENWGLITYRERVLLDYPGETSQSTREYIALVVAHETSHQWFGNLVTMRWWDDLWLNESFANMMEYQAVDAMFPEWHVWNQFIASEGLAAFRRDATHGVQSVHVDVHHPDEISTLFDGSIVYAKGGRLLYMMKNYIGEAAFQKGLSSYFNTHAYKNTTGDDLWAALSKASGKDVGAFMTPWLTRSGFPVVHVAQNGKEVELTQEQFLDDPAKADKTRFWPIPLFANELKAPEEFSASQVKYSLEQARPLILNVGAKGHYLVDYRNEQTSQHVVSLVRSQTLAEPDRLMLLSGSAMLARAGYQSYAETLKLLGAYADETSEPVWDIMALVASEVRRFIDLDESLEPKLKAMSSALVQKQLKRLGWDEKPGESAADTKLRSLILGLGVYGEDESVLATARKQFAAYKKNPSTVPAELRALVMSVPVKEGDAAAIEFLLTLHDATQNSELRGDACDGLTATHSPAVAERLLTRLKNGKLTKPQDVDRWLIYLLRNRYTRDTAWQWMVNEWAWLQQTFENDKSYDYLPRYAATVVNTREYEQKYHDFFESKLDQPMLKRNISIGYEEISARLTWLTRDLPAIQKFFS; encoded by the coding sequence ATGAGCAAGTCTGTTACCCTGTTATACAAACAGTTCCAGCCGGAGAGGTATGAGCTTTTTATTCGGTTGGACGAGGGAAAAATGCTGTTTTCTGGGCAAGTTATCATAACCGGCAAAAAGGTTGGGCGACCAAGCCAGCGACTAACGTTTCATGCAAATGGGGTAAAAGTTACCTCTGGAAAAATCGTACTCCGTGACAAAAAAGGCGAAACCGAGCTACCGCTTAAGCGTATCAATCACCAAAAACTTCTGCAAGAAGTACGTCTCCACACCCAAGGTATGGCGTACCCGGGCGAATACACTGTCACCATGGACTTTGAAGGAAAAATTACCAACGGCATGACCGGGATATACCCATGTTACTGGAAAGACTCTGCGGGCAAAGAACAGAAACTAATTGCCACACAGTTCGAGAGCCATCATGCCCGCGAGGCCTTCCCGTGCATTGACGAACCAGAAGCAAAAGCAGTGTTTAAGCTGTCGCTCGATGTTCGTTCTGGCGTAAAGGTCCTCAGCAATATGCCCGCTCAGGAAGCCACCGTACAGGGTGAGAGTCAATTTGTACATTTTGACACAACACCGCGCATGAGCACTTACCTTCTTGCGTTTGTAACTGGCGACCTGCATAAAAAAACCTCTAAAACAAAGTCCGGTGTAGAGGTAAACGCGTGGGCAACCTCAGTACAGCCCGTACAATCCTTGGAATTTGCACTAGACGCTGCCACCCGTAGCATTGAATATTTTGAAGATTATTTTGGCGTACCCTACCCGCTACCTAAAGCTGACCATGTCGCCCTTCCAGACTTTAGCAGTGGTGCGATGGAAAACTGGGGGCTCATAACCTACCGCGAACGCGTTTTACTCGACTACCCAGGTGAAACAAGTCAATCTACTCGGGAGTACATTGCCCTTGTCGTCGCTCACGAAACAAGTCACCAGTGGTTTGGCAATCTAGTCACCATGCGATGGTGGGATGACCTTTGGCTAAACGAATCATTTGCAAACATGATGGAGTATCAGGCAGTTGATGCAATGTTCCCGGAGTGGCACGTGTGGAATCAGTTTATTGCTAGCGAGGGTCTTGCGGCGTTTCGACGCGATGCAACGCACGGAGTTCAGTCGGTGCATGTCGACGTCCACCACCCCGACGAAATAAGTACCCTTTTTGACGGCAGCATCGTGTATGCCAAAGGTGGCAGACTGCTGTATATGATGAAAAACTACATCGGCGAGGCGGCATTTCAAAAAGGATTAAGTAGCTATTTCAACACGCATGCCTATAAAAACACGACCGGTGATGACCTCTGGGCAGCACTCAGTAAGGCCAGCGGCAAAGATGTCGGAGCATTTATGACGCCTTGGCTAACCCGCTCTGGATTCCCGGTTGTGCATGTAGCGCAAAATGGCAAAGAAGTAGAACTTACCCAAGAACAGTTCCTAGATGACCCAGCTAAAGCCGACAAAACACGTTTTTGGCCTATTCCACTTTTTGCAAATGAGCTTAAAGCGCCAGAGGAATTTTCGGCATCCCAGGTAAAGTACAGTCTGGAACAAGCTCGTCCGCTTATATTAAACGTTGGCGCTAAAGGTCACTATCTTGTAGATTACCGAAACGAGCAAACTAGCCAGCATGTCGTTTCTTTGGTGAGAAGCCAAACCCTTGCTGAGCCCGACCGGCTTATGCTCTTAAGTGGAAGTGCCATGCTTGCCCGGGCTGGGTATCAAAGTTACGCCGAGACCCTCAAGCTGCTCGGTGCCTACGCGGACGAAACAAGTGAACCCGTTTGGGATATCATGGCGTTAGTCGCAAGTGAGGTGCGACGGTTTATTGACTTAGATGAATCACTTGAACCAAAACTAAAGGCCATGAGCAGCGCGTTAGTCCAAAAACAACTTAAACGTCTGGGCTGGGATGAAAAACCTGGCGAATCGGCCGCCGACACCAAACTGCGCAGTCTTATCTTGGGTCTCGGCGTTTACGGTGAGGATGAGTCAGTCTTAGCAACAGCTCGCAAGCAGTTTGCGGCATACAAAAAAAACCCAAGCACCGTACCAGCCGAGCTCCGTGCACTTGTCATGTCCGTGCCAGTAAAAGAAGGTGATGCAGCAGCCATAGAATTCTTGCTAACGCTTCACGACGCTACACAGAACAGCGAGCTCCGCGGAGACGCCTGCGACGGCCTTACCGCCACGCATAGTCCGGCTGTTGCCGAAAGATTACTTACTCGCCTCAAAAACGGCAAGCTTACTAAACCACAAGATGTTGATCGGTGGCTGATTTATCTACTTCGCAACCGCTACACGCGCGACACAGCCTGGCAGTGGATGGTCAATGAGTGGGCGTGGTTGCAACAAACCTTTGAAAACGACAAATCGTACGATTACCTTCCTCGTTACGCCGCAACGGTAGTGAACACGCGCGAATATGAGCAGAAATACCACGACTTTTTCGAAAGCAAGTTAGACCAACCCATGCTCAAGCGCAACATCAGCATTGGTTACGAGGAAATTAGCGCTCGTCTCACCTGGCTCACCCGCGATCTCCCGGCCATTCAGAAGTTCTTTAGCTGA
- a CDS encoding ribonuclease HII, with translation MVTVGLDEVGRGCWAGPLVAAAVAMNDQQDIVTGLRDSKKLSKKQRERLDSDIRSQVKAYGVGWVAPSEIDSLGLTQSVQLAMLRAMNELNKTCPEYDEIIIDGNYNFLANCERLDLAHNPQGVRNSKNDVRGLTYHNVRTMVGADDKVPAVSAASIIAKVARDTYMCELAIKYPEYLFEKHVGYGTAAHAAALKKHGVTDEHRTSFAPIRALIPRSLEQ, from the coding sequence ATGGTTACGGTCGGACTCGACGAAGTAGGGCGGGGCTGTTGGGCTGGACCATTGGTAGCTGCGGCGGTGGCGATGAATGACCAGCAGGACATAGTCACAGGCCTACGTGACAGTAAGAAATTAAGCAAAAAGCAGCGGGAGCGGCTTGATAGCGATATCCGTTCCCAGGTTAAGGCCTACGGTGTTGGCTGGGTTGCCCCAAGTGAAATAGACTCACTCGGGCTAACACAATCGGTTCAACTTGCCATGCTCCGCGCTATGAATGAACTTAATAAAACCTGCCCCGAGTACGACGAAATCATCATAGACGGCAACTACAACTTTCTCGCAAATTGTGAAAGGTTAGACCTCGCACATAACCCGCAAGGAGTAAGAAATAGCAAAAATGATGTACGAGGTCTAACCTATCACAACGTAAGGACAATGGTTGGGGCAGATGACAAGGTGCCGGCGGTGAGCGCGGCTAGCATTATTGCAAAAGTTGCGCGTGACACATACATGTGCGAGCTGGCAATAAAATACCCAGAATACCTATTCGAAAAACATGTTGGTTACGGTACAGCCGCACATGCAGCCGCTCTCAAGAAACATGGCGTCACGGACGAACATAGGACATCTTTTGCACCCATTAGAGCATTGATACCCCGTAGCCTGGAGCAGTGA
- the rplS gene encoding 50S ribosomal protein L19 — translation MEYIKELEASFKKGAVVDVRSGDTVKVHQKIKEGTKERVQIFQGLVIRCDRRESHTSRITVRRIASGIGVEKSFLLHSPLVLKIEVTKRSKVRRNNLSYMRSLTGKSARLTGVDFDRQAVNDIRDLEAEKVEAEAKEAAAREAEAKAAEKAAEEAELAKKQAEVEAAHKAAETETK, via the coding sequence ATGGAATACATCAAAGAGCTTGAAGCATCCTTCAAGAAGGGCGCAGTGGTAGACGTGCGCTCTGGAGACACCGTCAAAGTCCACCAAAAAATCAAAGAAGGCACCAAAGAACGTGTCCAGATCTTTCAAGGTCTTGTCATCAGGTGCGACCGTCGTGAAAGCCACACAAGCCGTATAACCGTTCGGCGTATTGCTAGTGGTATTGGGGTTGAAAAGAGCTTTTTGCTACACAGCCCACTCGTGCTAAAGATAGAAGTTACAAAGCGGAGCAAGGTGCGCCGTAATAACCTTAGCTACATGCGTAGTCTAACTGGTAAATCTGCTCGACTGACTGGCGTCGATTTTGACCGTCAAGCAGTGAACGACATTCGTGACCTTGAAGCAGAAAAAGTAGAAGCAGAAGCAAAAGAAGCAGCTGCGCGCGAGGCTGAGGCCAAGGCAGCAGAAAAAGCAGCCGAAGAAGCCGAGTTGGCAAAGAAGCAGGCTGAAGTCGAAGCTGCCCATAAAGCCGCAGAAACCGAAACCAAGTAA
- the tadA gene encoding Flp pilus assembly complex ATPase component TadA has translation MSGDFSTNTDNEDVRREEERSTLRRAEVLHVGYVDTSQQVEKPLFKDILTIEQMKQYRIIPVQADRSNIHFGITTTTSQQTMNAVISHFSDQKVVFSLISEAGFRDYMSLYDPPKQVVYQDIAIKNEGSAQLVAEVSDMLQQVRADDMLAYLVSQAHRLNASDIHLETQVNDARIRLRIDGVLHLVARLEPDKYRVLIGAIASAGNVSTSADYAQQGHIAQKVKMADQTEVDVNVRLETVPTIHGMDVVMRLFNMERAMYSLDRLGLLPDHRRVVDEIINKPSGLVLVVGPTGSGKTTTLYSMLNSLASDERKIITVEDPVEYQFEGITQIPVKTNESGNDGSFADKLRAILRLDPDIVMVGEIRDNDTAKTALQASLTGHLVLATFHASSASAALTRLGDIIGSNPLFVSAIRLVMAQRLIRKLDDSTKQPYSPSPLELQNIQKVLDTMPYNVERPSLQGLMLYKPTPTADNPYGFKGQIAVREQFIMTGEIRQLLETHDHALYAQEIEDAAVKSGMRTMLQDAILQVVAGTTTLDEVYRVVG, from the coding sequence ATGAGTGGGGATTTTTCAACAAATACCGATAACGAAGACGTGCGCCGCGAAGAAGAGCGCTCAACGTTGCGCCGCGCCGAAGTGCTGCACGTGGGGTACGTGGACACATCACAGCAGGTTGAAAAACCGCTTTTTAAAGATATTCTTACCATTGAGCAGATGAAACAGTATCGCATTATCCCTGTTCAGGCCGATCGTAGCAATATACATTTTGGTATCACAACGACGACATCACAGCAAACCATGAATGCCGTCATCAGTCATTTTTCTGACCAAAAAGTTGTCTTTAGTTTAATTTCTGAGGCGGGCTTCAGAGACTATATGAGTCTATATGACCCACCGAAACAGGTTGTGTATCAGGACATAGCCATAAAAAACGAAGGCAGCGCGCAGCTTGTGGCCGAAGTTTCAGACATGTTGCAACAGGTACGAGCAGACGACATGCTGGCATATTTAGTCTCGCAAGCCCATCGTCTTAACGCCAGTGACATACATCTTGAAACCCAGGTAAATGACGCCCGCATACGGCTACGCATAGACGGTGTTCTACACCTTGTGGCCCGCCTTGAGCCAGATAAGTACCGTGTGTTGATTGGGGCCATCGCCAGTGCGGGTAATGTCAGTACCAGCGCCGACTACGCGCAGCAAGGACACATAGCGCAAAAAGTCAAAATGGCAGACCAAACAGAAGTGGACGTCAACGTGCGGCTTGAAACTGTGCCAACCATACATGGCATGGATGTTGTTATGCGCTTGTTCAACATGGAAAGGGCAATGTATAGCCTCGACCGGCTGGGATTGCTCCCTGACCATCGTCGAGTGGTCGATGAAATTATAAATAAACCGAGCGGACTTGTCCTAGTTGTCGGGCCGACCGGCTCTGGTAAGACAACAACGCTCTACTCAATGCTAAATAGTCTTGCATCTGATGAACGAAAAATTATTACCGTGGAAGACCCGGTTGAGTACCAATTTGAAGGTATTACCCAAATCCCGGTCAAGACAAACGAAAGTGGTAACGACGGCTCATTCGCCGATAAACTTCGCGCCATCTTGCGACTCGATCCCGATATTGTCATGGTTGGCGAGATTCGTGATAACGACACTGCAAAAACCGCACTTCAAGCGAGCCTGACCGGCCACCTCGTGCTCGCAACGTTCCATGCTTCATCGGCCTCCGCTGCACTGACTCGTCTCGGTGATATCATTGGCTCAAACCCATTATTTGTTTCGGCTATTCGTTTGGTTATGGCTCAGCGGCTTATTCGCAAGCTAGACGACAGCACAAAGCAGCCTTATAGTCCGAGCCCATTAGAGCTACAAAACATACAGAAAGTCCTTGATACCATGCCCTACAACGTGGAGCGACCAAGTCTGCAAGGGCTTATGTTGTACAAACCAACCCCCACTGCTGATAACCCGTACGGCTTTAAGGGTCAGATTGCTGTTCGCGAACAATTTATCATGACTGGCGAAATCCGCCAGCTGCTTGAAACTCATGACCATGCCTTATATGCCCAGGAAATTGAAGACGCCGCTGTAAAAAGTGGCATGCGGACAATGTTGCAAGACGCCATACTCCAAGTCGTAGCAGGCACTACCACCCTAGACGAAGTTTACCGCGTCGTCGGGTAG